One segment of Micromonospora parathelypteridis DNA contains the following:
- a CDS encoding thioesterase family protein, whose protein sequence is MQEQPEPAFAPGLTAQVELTVTDADTAQAVGSGDVPVLGTPRVLALAEAATVAATATGMPPGSTTVGTRVELEHLAPTVVGRTVRAQALLATVDGRRLSFEVTVSDGDQTVARGRVDRILVDRQRFVERAGRAS, encoded by the coding sequence ATGCAGGAGCAGCCCGAGCCGGCCTTCGCGCCGGGTCTGACCGCCCAGGTCGAGTTGACCGTCACCGACGCGGATACCGCCCAGGCGGTCGGTTCCGGTGACGTACCGGTGCTGGGCACGCCTCGGGTGCTCGCGCTCGCCGAGGCGGCCACCGTCGCGGCGACGGCGACCGGGATGCCGCCCGGGTCGACGACCGTGGGGACGCGTGTCGAGCTGGAGCACCTGGCCCCGACCGTGGTTGGCCGGACCGTCCGGGCGCAGGCCCTGCTGGCCACGGTCGACGGTCGCCGGCTGTCGTTCGAGGTCACCGTCAGTGACGGTGACCAGACGGTGGCCCGGGGCCGGGTGGACCGGATCCTGGTGGACCGGCAACGCTTCGTCGAGCGCGCCGGGCGGGCGTCGTGA
- a CDS encoding (2Fe-2S)-binding protein: MVRGPGEVAVHLRVNGESRTTNLEPRVSLLDALRDRLDLTGTKKGCNQGACGACTVWVDGRRVLACLTLAITCESREVTTIEGLSDGDALHPMQQAFLDCDAFQCGYCTPGQIMSAVALLAERHAGDDTEIREWMSGNLCRCAAYPHIRTAIRRVRDGSGGDAAR, encoded by the coding sequence ATGGTCAGGGGTCCGGGCGAGGTGGCGGTCCATCTGCGCGTCAACGGCGAGAGTCGGACGACGAACCTGGAGCCACGGGTCAGCCTGCTCGACGCCCTCCGCGACCGGCTCGACCTGACCGGCACCAAGAAGGGCTGCAACCAGGGTGCCTGCGGAGCGTGCACGGTGTGGGTGGACGGTCGCCGCGTGCTGGCCTGCCTGACCCTGGCGATCACCTGCGAGAGCCGCGAGGTGACCACCATCGAGGGGCTGTCCGACGGGGACGCCCTGCACCCGATGCAGCAGGCCTTCCTGGACTGCGACGCGTTCCAGTGTGGGTACTGCACCCCCGGGCAGATCATGTCCGCGGTGGCTCTGCTGGCCGAGAGGCACGCCGGCGACGATACGGAGATCCGGGAGTGGATGAGCGGCAACCTCTGCCGCTGCGCCGCGTACCCACACATCCGCACGGCGATCCGCCGGGTCCGCGACGGGAGCGGTGGCGATGCGGCCCGTTAG
- a CDS encoding PfkB family carbohydrate kinase, with product MGYAVVLGEALVDLLDTERDGERVYRQAIGGGPLNVAVGVARLGGAAQFVGSLGDDVLGGRIRTFLTDADVGVAGAVTVPAPTTLAVVTYAGPEPDFRFYGEPASYGLLGPDDLDLALLEGADVLYCGSIVLLQPGTLAAARRAWSLATGLRVFDPNVRPRLLNGPAALEGLREVVAEFAAGAHLVKLSAADAGLLYPGEPVEGVAAYLRELGAATVVVTLGAAGAVLAAADADPVLVPALKVNAIDATGAGDSVMAALIADLLNDGEPTDPGGWVERVAFALRVAGLVCESPGGATAMPTRAAVERRFAA from the coding sequence ATGGGATACGCGGTGGTGCTCGGCGAGGCGCTCGTCGACCTGCTCGACACCGAGCGCGACGGGGAGCGGGTCTACCGGCAGGCGATCGGCGGCGGGCCGCTCAACGTCGCCGTCGGGGTGGCCCGACTCGGCGGCGCGGCACAGTTCGTCGGCTCGCTCGGCGACGACGTGCTGGGCGGGCGGATCCGCACCTTCCTGACCGACGCCGACGTCGGGGTGGCCGGAGCGGTCACGGTGCCCGCACCGACCACGCTCGCGGTGGTCACGTACGCCGGGCCGGAACCCGACTTCCGCTTCTACGGCGAACCGGCCTCCTACGGCCTGCTCGGCCCCGACGATCTGGATCTCGCGCTGCTGGAGGGCGCCGACGTGCTCTACTGCGGCTCGATCGTGCTGCTCCAACCCGGCACGCTGGCCGCCGCCCGACGCGCCTGGTCGCTCGCCACCGGTCTGCGGGTCTTCGACCCGAACGTGCGTCCCCGGCTGCTGAACGGGCCGGCCGCGTTGGAGGGGTTGCGCGAGGTGGTGGCCGAGTTCGCCGCCGGCGCGCACCTGGTCAAGCTGAGCGCGGCCGACGCCGGGCTGCTCTACCCGGGTGAACCGGTCGAGGGGGTGGCGGCGTACCTGCGCGAGTTGGGGGCCGCCACGGTGGTGGTGACGCTTGGCGCGGCCGGTGCGGTGCTGGCCGCGGCCGACGCGGACCCGGTCCTGGTGCCAGCCCTGAAGGTCAACGCGATCGACGCCACCGGTGCCGGTGACTCGGTGATGGCCGCGCTCATCGCCGACCTGCTGAACGACGGCGAACCGACCGACCCGGGAGGCTGGGTCGAGCGGGTGGCGTTCGCGCTGCGAGTGGCGGGCCTGGTCTGTGAGTCCCCGGGCGGCGCCACCGCCATGCCCACCCGCGCCGCCGTCGAGCGCCGCTTCGCGGCCTAG
- a CDS encoding phosphatase PAP2 family protein, which yields MAVVTDPQPPARTDPPASADGGRRRVVAMSVWAAAFLAAWLAIGLPTDPTYAFVWIWAATIAWNSDRPWRSHLRFARDWVPVVLLFVVYNLSRGFADNGATPHAMELIVADRFMFGWATGGEVPTVWLQQHLYHPQVHWWDIAASWVYFSHFVVTLTAAAVLWLRDRHRWAAYMRRWGFLCAAGLVTYFIYPAAPPWWAAQNGLLTEVARISTRGWKAFGMHGAGNVLNAGQIASNPVAAMPSLHTAWALFVVLFFLTATRRRWWPLLLAYPLAMTFTLVYSGEHYVIDVLVGWAYVGLTFLVVGLAERGWVAWRARHPKADAEPAPSQPPKQTPAPADH from the coding sequence ATGGCCGTCGTGACTGACCCCCAGCCCCCCGCCCGGACCGACCCGCCCGCGTCCGCCGACGGGGGCCGTCGGCGTGTCGTCGCCATGAGTGTCTGGGCGGCCGCCTTCCTCGCCGCGTGGCTGGCCATCGGGCTGCCCACCGACCCGACGTACGCCTTCGTCTGGATCTGGGCGGCGACCATCGCCTGGAACAGCGACCGGCCGTGGCGCAGTCACCTGCGCTTCGCCCGGGACTGGGTGCCGGTGGTGCTGCTGTTCGTCGTGTACAACCTCTCGCGCGGGTTCGCCGACAACGGGGCCACCCCGCACGCCATGGAGTTGATCGTCGCCGACCGGTTCATGTTCGGCTGGGCCACCGGCGGCGAGGTGCCCACCGTCTGGTTGCAGCAGCACCTCTACCACCCGCAGGTGCACTGGTGGGACATCGCGGCGAGCTGGGTGTACTTCTCGCACTTCGTGGTGACGCTGACCGCTGCCGCGGTGCTCTGGCTGCGCGACCGGCACCGCTGGGCCGCGTACATGCGGCGCTGGGGCTTCCTCTGCGCCGCCGGCCTGGTCACCTACTTCATCTACCCGGCGGCCCCGCCCTGGTGGGCGGCGCAGAACGGGCTGCTCACCGAGGTCGCCCGGATCTCCACCCGGGGTTGGAAGGCGTTCGGCATGCACGGCGCCGGCAACGTGCTCAACGCCGGCCAGATCGCCTCCAACCCGGTCGCCGCGATGCCGTCGCTGCACACCGCGTGGGCGCTGTTCGTGGTGCTGTTCTTCCTGACCGCCACCCGCCGCCGCTGGTGGCCGCTGCTGCTCGCGTACCCGCTGGCGATGACGTTCACCCTGGTCTACTCGGGTGAGCACTACGTCATCGACGTGCTGGTCGGCTGGGCCTACGTCGGGCTGACCTTCCTGGTCGTCGGCCTGGCGGAGCGCGGTTGGGTCGCCTGGCGCGCCCGCCACCCAAAGGCCGACGCGGAACCAGCCCCCAGCCAACCACCCAAACAAACCCCCGCCCCCGCCGACCACTAA
- a CDS encoding FAD binding domain-containing protein, giving the protein MRPVSYSRASDVGAAIGAVSSDPESAFLAGGTTQVDLLRIYVEQPRRLVDINDLPLNRVEALPDGGLRIGGLARMSDVAQEPELVRRYPMVAESLLLGASPQLRNMATIGGNLLQRVRCSYFRDTEAACNKRVPGSGCSALEGINRGHAVLGTSDQCIATHPSDLAVALVALDAVVQTEGPGGARSIPIDDFFLLPGQTPEREHPLTHGELVTGIDLPPAPVAATSRYIKIRDRESYEFALASVAVAIAVDDGRVTEVRLALGGVATKPWRARAAERELNGAPATTDSFTRAAAAELAPAVSHGMNDFKVELARRTVVRALEQMTQREGPA; this is encoded by the coding sequence ATGCGGCCCGTTAGCTACTCCCGGGCCTCCGATGTCGGCGCGGCCATCGGCGCGGTGAGCTCCGACCCGGAGAGCGCTTTCCTGGCCGGCGGCACCACCCAGGTCGACCTGCTGCGCATCTACGTCGAACAGCCGCGCCGCCTCGTCGACATCAACGACCTGCCGCTGAATCGGGTCGAGGCGCTGCCCGACGGTGGACTGCGGATCGGCGGGCTGGCCCGGATGAGCGACGTGGCCCAGGAGCCGGAGCTGGTCCGGCGCTACCCGATGGTCGCCGAGTCGTTGCTGCTCGGCGCCTCCCCGCAGCTACGCAACATGGCCACCATCGGAGGCAACCTGCTGCAGCGGGTGCGGTGCAGCTATTTCCGCGACACCGAGGCGGCCTGCAACAAGCGCGTCCCCGGGAGCGGGTGCAGCGCGCTGGAGGGCATCAACCGGGGGCACGCGGTCCTCGGCACCAGCGACCAGTGCATCGCCACCCACCCGTCCGACCTGGCTGTGGCGCTGGTCGCGCTCGACGCCGTGGTGCAGACCGAGGGGCCGGGCGGTGCACGGAGCATCCCCATCGACGACTTCTTCCTGCTGCCCGGCCAGACCCCGGAGCGGGAACACCCGTTGACCCACGGCGAGTTGGTGACCGGCATCGACCTGCCACCGGCACCGGTGGCGGCCACCTCCCGCTACATCAAGATTCGCGACCGCGAGTCGTACGAGTTCGCGCTCGCCTCGGTCGCGGTGGCCATCGCGGTCGACGACGGTCGGGTCACCGAGGTCCGGTTGGCCCTGGGCGGGGTGGCCACCAAACCGTGGCGGGCACGGGCTGCCGAGCGGGAGCTCAACGGCGCCCCGGCGACCACGGACTCGTTCACCCGCGCCGCGGCGGCCGAGCTGGCACCGGCGGTGTCGCACGGCATGAACGACTTCAAAGTCGAGCTGGCCCGACGTACCGTCGTCCGGGCTCTCGAGCAGATGACGCAGCGGGAGGGACCGGCATGA
- a CDS encoding MBL fold metallo-hydrolase, translating to MNAGFVEVADRVYVRREPLLRVNVTLVVGDDEALLVDTLSSAAQATELATAVRAVTDRPLTLVNTHHHYDHCFGNAVLAGDPPRPVYAHELAAAALRTEPERLRREAYEEVRTEHPALAAELADTPLLAPTHTVRIETSLDLGGRRVLLRHPGRGHTEADLVVHVPDADVLVAGDLVEQSGPPAFEDSYPLQWPDAVADLLRLTTARTVVVPGHGDPVDVDFVRAQHAELVRLAWLIRAAHTGSAPPERVAAEAPFGARAALIAARRGYSELDGEA from the coding sequence GTGAACGCCGGTTTCGTCGAGGTCGCCGACCGGGTGTACGTGAGACGGGAGCCGCTGCTGCGGGTCAACGTCACGCTGGTCGTCGGCGACGACGAGGCGCTGCTGGTGGACACACTGTCGTCGGCCGCCCAGGCCACCGAACTGGCCACCGCCGTCCGGGCGGTCACCGACCGTCCGTTGACGCTGGTCAACACCCATCACCACTACGACCACTGCTTCGGCAACGCCGTCCTGGCCGGCGACCCGCCCCGCCCGGTGTACGCGCACGAGCTGGCCGCCGCCGCTCTGCGCACGGAGCCGGAGCGGCTGCGCCGGGAGGCGTACGAGGAGGTGCGGACGGAGCATCCCGCGCTCGCCGCCGAGCTGGCCGACACTCCGCTGCTCGCCCCGACGCACACCGTGCGGATCGAGACGTCGCTCGACCTGGGTGGCCGGCGGGTGCTGCTGCGGCACCCGGGGCGGGGGCACACCGAGGCGGATCTGGTGGTGCATGTGCCGGACGCGGACGTGCTGGTCGCCGGGGACCTGGTGGAGCAGAGTGGCCCGCCAGCCTTCGAGGACTCGTACCCCCTGCAGTGGCCGGACGCGGTCGCGGACCTGCTGCGGCTGACCACCGCGCGCACGGTGGTGGTGCCGGGCCACGGCGACCCGGTGGACGTCGACTTCGTCCGCGCCCAGCACGCCGAGCTGGTGCGACTGGCCTGGCTGATCCGGGCTGCGCACACCGGCAGCGCGCCGCCGGAGCGGGTGGCCGCCGAGGCCCCCTTCGGAGCCCGCGCCGCCCTGATCGCTGCCCGGCGCGGCTACAGCGAGCTCGACGGCGAGGCCTAG
- a CDS encoding XdhC family protein, protein MPEVFDEVHRRCRAGEVVALATVVATWRSAPQPPGVTMLVAADGTVTGSVSGGCVEADLYERAHRVLDAGVPELIRYGISDDDAYAVGLTCGGMLDVFVERIEPDAIAEWDAVAVARRAGQPAAVVTCVAANDRDLPGDPAGRLGRRLVLTGDQVIGSLGAERLDAAATADAVGLLNAGHSGMLRYGYHGQRRGTGLSLFVAVHATPPRMIVFGAIDFAAAVARIGAFLGYRVTVCDARPVFATARRFPEADEVVVQWPHRYLAAELDAGRVDGRTVVCVLTHDPKFDVPLLALALRHRLAYVGAMGSRRTHDERHKRLREAGLDAAQLARLASPIGLDLGGRTPEETAVSVAAQIVAGRWGGTGHPLTALDGPIHHPV, encoded by the coding sequence GTGCCCGAGGTGTTCGACGAGGTGCACCGCCGGTGCCGGGCCGGCGAGGTGGTCGCCCTGGCCACCGTTGTGGCCACCTGGCGGTCCGCGCCACAGCCACCCGGCGTCACCATGCTGGTGGCGGCCGACGGCACGGTCACCGGCAGTGTCTCCGGTGGCTGCGTGGAGGCCGACCTCTACGAGAGGGCCCACCGCGTGCTGGACGCCGGCGTCCCCGAGCTGATCCGCTACGGAATCAGCGACGACGACGCGTACGCCGTGGGCCTGACCTGTGGCGGAATGCTCGACGTGTTCGTGGAGCGAATCGAACCCGACGCCATCGCGGAGTGGGACGCGGTCGCCGTCGCGCGCCGTGCCGGCCAGCCGGCGGCGGTGGTCACCTGCGTGGCGGCCAACGATCGCGACCTGCCGGGCGACCCGGCCGGGCGGCTGGGCCGCCGGCTGGTGCTGACCGGGGACCAGGTGATCGGCTCCCTCGGCGCTGAGCGGCTGGACGCGGCCGCGACCGCCGACGCCGTCGGGCTGCTCAACGCCGGGCACAGCGGAATGCTCCGGTACGGGTACCACGGGCAGCGCCGGGGCACCGGCCTCAGCCTGTTCGTGGCTGTCCACGCCACCCCGCCCCGGATGATCGTTTTCGGGGCGATCGACTTCGCCGCGGCGGTGGCCCGGATCGGCGCGTTCCTCGGCTACCGGGTGACCGTCTGTGACGCCCGCCCGGTCTTCGCCACCGCGCGACGGTTTCCGGAGGCGGACGAGGTGGTGGTGCAGTGGCCGCACCGCTACCTGGCGGCGGAGTTGGACGCCGGCCGGGTCGACGGGCGGACCGTCGTCTGCGTGCTGACCCACGACCCGAAGTTCGACGTGCCGCTGCTGGCGCTGGCACTGCGTCACCGGCTGGCGTACGTCGGTGCGATGGGATCACGACGCACCCACGACGAACGGCACAAGCGCCTGCGCGAGGCGGGTCTCGATGCGGCGCAGCTGGCCCGGCTCGCCTCACCGATCGGGTTGGACCTCGGCGGGCGTACCCCGGAGGAGACCGCGGTGAGCGTGGCCGCGCAGATCGTCGCGGGCCGCTGGGGTGGGACCGGCCACCCGCTGACAGCACTCGACGGGCCGATCCATCACCCGGTGTAA